A genome region from Cervus elaphus chromosome 18, mCerEla1.1, whole genome shotgun sequence includes the following:
- the OPN1SW gene encoding short-wave-sensitive opsin 1: MSKMSEEEEFFLFKNISLVGPWGGPQYHLAPVWAFHLQAAFMGFVFFAGTPLNATVLVATLRYRKLRQPLNYILVNVSLGGFIYCIFSVFIVFINSCYGYFVFGRHVCALEAFLGCAAGLVIGWSLAFLAFERYIIICKPFGNFRFSSKHALIVVVATWIIGVGVSIPPFFGWSRFLPEGLQCSCGPDWYTVGTKYYSEYYTWFLFIFCYIVPLSLICFSYSQLLGALRAVAAQQQESASTQKAEREVSHMVVVMVGSFCLCYTPYAALAMYIVNNRNHGVDLRLVTIPAFFSKSACVYNPIIYCFMNKQFRACIMEMVCGKPMTDESEVSSSQKTEVSTVSSSQVGPN, from the exons ATGAGCAAGATGTCAGAGGAGGAGGAGTTTTTTCTGTTCAAGAACATCTCCTTGGTGGGGCCGTGGGGTGGACCTCAGTACCACCTTGCCCCTGTCTGGGCCTTCCACCTCCAGGCAGCCTTCATGGGCTTTGTCTTCTTTGCAGGGACGCCACTCAATGCCACGGTGCTGGTGGCCACGCTGCGCTACAGAAAGTTGCGGCAGCCGCTCAACTATATTCTGGTCAACGTGTCTCTGGGGGGCTTCATCTACTGcatcttctctgtcttcatcGTCTTCATCAACAGTTGTTACGGGTACTTCGTCTTCGGCCGCCATGTTTGTGCCCTGGAGGCCTTCCTGGGCTGTGCAGCAG GTCTGGTGATAGGCTGGTCACTGGCCTTCTTGGCCTTTGAGCGCTACATCATCATCTGTAAACCCTTCGGCAACTTCCGCTTCAGCTCCAAGCATGCCCTGATTGTGGTCGTGGCCACCTGGATCATCGGTGTTGGTgtctccatcccacccttctttGGCTGGAGCCG ATTCCTCCCTGAGGGCCTGCAGTGTTCCTGTGGTCCCGACTGGTACACCGTGGGCACCAAATATTACAGCGAGTACTATACCTGGTTCCTCTTCATCTTCTGCTACATTGTGCCTCTCTCCCTCATCTGCTTCTCCTACTCTCAGCTGCTGGGGGCCCTCAGAGCT GTTGCGGCTCAGCAGCAGGAGTCAGCTTCGACCCAGAAGGCTGAGCGGGAGGTGAGCCACatggtggtggtcatggtgggATCCTTTTGTCTCTGTTACACTCCCTATGCAGCCCTGGCCATGTATATAGTCAACAACCGTAACCATGGGGTGGACTTACGGCTTGTCACCATCCCTGCCTTCTTCTCCAAGAGTGCTTGTGTCTACAATCCCATCATCTACTGCTTCATGAATAAGCAG TTCCGAGCTTGTATCATGGAGATGGTGTGTGGAAAACCCATGACAGATGAGTCTGAAGTGTCTAGCTCCCAGAAAACCGAAGTGTCTACTGTCTCTTCTAGCCAAGTTGGCCCCAACTAA